One part of the Lotus japonicus ecotype B-129 chromosome 2, LjGifu_v1.2 genome encodes these proteins:
- the LOC130738600 gene encoding probable aspartic proteinase GIP2 produces MTSFATHFSLLTIALLSFSCLSANQNLRPFVLPIGKDPTTNLFYTSVGVGTPRHNFNVAIDLGGSLLWYDCDNHYNSSSYRPVPCNSKICPNDAGCSGCIDSPIKAGCTNDTCGANIINPLVEAIFHGDTGEDVLFISNTILSGLLSGCTNSDVFSVDELLKGFPKTIKGILGLARTQFALPSQLSLSHHLPRKFSLCLPSSNKKGLGSLFLGGEPNSQSSSKILLQTTRLIVNPVSTALIYSKWDASYEYFIAVKSIKVGGEVLSFKPSLLSIDKKGYGGTKISTTKPFTVLHSSIYKPLVRGFVKKAADRKIKQVGAVAPFGACFDLSTIGRTGTGLDVPTIDLVLQEENVEWKIYGGNSMVLVKKNVACLGFVDGGKEAMTSVVIGGSQLQDNLLVFDLDSSKLSFSSSLLLHQARCSHFTA; encoded by the coding sequence ATGACTTCATTTGCAACCCATTTCTCCCTCCTCACAATAGCCCTTCTTTCATTTTCCTGCTTATCTGCTAACCAGAACCTCCGTCCATTTGTATTACCCATTGGGAAAGACCCAACAACCAATCTGTTCTACACCTCAGTTGGTGTAGGAACTCCTCGCCACAATTTCAATGTCGCCATTGACCTTGGAGGATCCCTCCTATGGTATGACTGTGACAACCACTACAATTCTTCAAGCTACCGTCCTGTCCCTTGTAACTCCAAAATTTGCCCTAATGATGCTGGGTGCTCTGGCTGCATTGATAGCCCCATCAAGGCTGGTTGCACAAACGATACGTGTGGTGCCAACATAATCAACCCCTTAGTTGAAGCTATTTTTCACGGAGACACAGGTGAAGATGTTTTGTTCATATCTAACACCATTCTCTCTGGCCTCCTTTCCGGGTGTACTAACTCGGATGTGTTTTCTGTCGACGAACTTCTCAAAGGCTTTCCAAAAACCATTAAAGGTATCTTAGGTCTTGCAAGGACACAATTTGCATTGCCATCACAGCTTTCATTATCTCATCACCTACCTCGCAAGTTCTCTCTTTGCTTACCATCTTCAAACAAGAAAGGACTTGGAAGCCTCTTCCTTGGTGGTGAACCTAATTCTCAATCTTCTTCTAAGATTTTGCTACAAACCACCCGTTTGATTGTTAACCCCGTCAGCACAGCTCTAATATATTCTAAATGGGATGCCTCTTATGAATACTTCATTGCTGTGAAATCAATCAAGGTCGGTGGGGAAGTGCTCAGCTTCAAGCCTTCTTTACTTTCCATTGACAAAAAGGGATACGGTGGAACCAAGATTAGCACCACGAAACCCTTCACAGTTTTACACAGCTCCATCTACAAACCCCTTGTTAGGGGCTTTGTGAAGAAGGCTGCTGATAGGAAAATCAAGCAAGTGGGGGCGGTGGCGCCATTCGGAGCATGTTTCGATCTCAGCACCATTGGCAGGACTGGTACTGGACTGGATGTGCCTACAATTGATTTGGTGCTGCAGGAGGAGAATGTTGAGTGGAAGATTTATGGTGGTAATTCAATGGTGTTGGTGAAGAAAAATGTAGCATGCTTGGGATTCGTGGATGGTGGGAAAGAGGCAATGACTTCGGTTGTTATTGGTGGGAGCCAGTTGCAGGATaaccttctggtgtttgatttaGATTCTTCCAAACTTAGCTTCAGTTCTTCTCTCCTCCTTCACCAGGCAAGATGTTCACATTTCACAGCCTAG